One part of the Clostridium thermosuccinogenes genome encodes these proteins:
- a CDS encoding HD domain-containing protein, producing the protein MFNERLEKQVEFITEIDKLKHINRQTILMDGSRHENDAEHSWHLAVMAMLLSEHAVDKNIDLLKVIKMVLVHDLVEIDAGDTYCYDEKACEDKAEREQKAANRLFNILPEDQAREIRKLWEEFEERKTPEACFASALDRFQPLLHNYKTQGKSWREHGVTKDKVIKRNKAIEDGSVTMWEYAERFINESVEKGYLGK; encoded by the coding sequence TTGTTCAACGAAAGACTGGAAAAGCAGGTGGAGTTCATCACCGAAATTGACAAGCTTAAGCATATTAACAGGCAGACAATATTAATGGATGGTTCAAGGCATGAAAACGACGCAGAGCATTCATGGCACCTGGCTGTGATGGCAATGCTGCTTTCGGAGCATGCTGTGGACAAGAACATCGACCTTCTGAAGGTAATAAAAATGGTGCTGGTGCATGACCTGGTGGAAATCGATGCCGGAGACACGTACTGTTATGATGAAAAAGCATGCGAAGATAAGGCAGAACGGGAGCAAAAAGCTGCCAACAGGCTTTTTAACATCCTTCCTGAGGATCAAGCCCGAGAAATTAGAAAGTTGTGGGAGGAGTTCGAAGAAAGAAAGACCCCTGAAGCATGCTTTGCATCCGCCCTTGACCGGTTCCAGCCACTGCTGCACAACTACAAAACTCAAGGAAAATCCTGGAGAGAGCATGGCGTCACTAAAGATAAGGTGATAAAAAGGAATAAAGCCATTGAAGATGGTTCGGTGACCATGTGGGAATATGCCGAAAGATTTATCAATGAATCTGTGGAGAAAGGCTATCTGGGAAAATGA